A region of the Acinetobacter defluvii genome:
AAAGTCACGTTTTGCGATGCCTGAAACTGCGATTGGTTTTTTCCCTGATGTTGCTGCAACACATTTCCTATCACGATTAGATGACATCGGGGTGTATATGGCGATCACAGGCGATCAGATCAGTAGTAGTGATGCACTGCATTTAGATTTGATTGATTATCATGTGCCGAGTGAAAAATTGGCTAACTTGCAAATGGCATTGAGCCAAGCGAAAACGTTGAATAAAGAAGACATTCAACAGCTTATTGCTCAATTTATCACTCGTCCTGAACAGAGTCAACTCAGCTTGATTTCTGAAACTATTCGTAAACATTTCGGTTTTGAAAGTTTAGAAGAAATTGAAAATAGTCTTGCAAATGAACAAGATGAACAGAATCAAGAATGGGCAAGTAAAACGCTGAATACTTTACAACAACGCTCTTTAACAGCAAAACAGGCGAGTTTAAAACTGCAACATATTGGACGTGGTTTGTCATTACCACAATGTATGCAAATTGAGCGTGACTTACAGGATGTATGGTTTGAGCATGGTGATATTGTCGAAGGCGTGCGTGCGCTCATTGTGGACAAAGACAAACAACCGAAGTGGCAACAATCAAGTCCAATTTTAGATAAAATCTTGGCTGAATTGGGTTAATAATCTAAAATAACAACCGAGTTTATACAACTCGGTTTTTTATTAACCTTAAATATTAAAATTTTTCTTGAAAAATAGAGCAATAATCAGAATCTTGTGGACAGGCAATATGGGCTTTTCCACCTAAAATAAATGGTTTATTGACTTTTCCATGCCCAAAATAAGGATAATAATAAACTGGAATATGATTCTGTTCAGCAAAAGTGCGGATGACTTCTTTATAAATTAAACGTTCACCATCATTGGTTTTACTTGGATAAAACTGTCCAAAAACAATGGCTTTGGGTTTAAAATCTTTCTTAAATAATATTTGATGTAATAAACGATCTAACTGTTTATAAGTTACACTGATGTCTTCGAGTAATAAAATTTTATTGTCCCAAGAACGTTCATATTGGGTCGAAAATAAAGTTTGTACTAAAGTTAAATTACCACCTGTCAATGTACCTTCATAGAAATGTTGTTTAGCTGCGCTATTCAAAGGTAAAAGACCTTGATAATGTATTCCACTTTGGATGGTGGTAAAAATTTCATTGACTACATCATTTTGATTTTCATCAGCACTAAGTATATTGGCTTTTGCCGTTGGGGCTTCATCCATAGCGCTAGGTGTAGTAACAGGCGCATTCATAATTTTACCCGTTGCTGCGGTTGTCCCATGAATACTTTTCCAACCGATTTCATTATTGATAAAATAATGAATTGCGGTAACATCACTAAAACCAATTAAAACTTTCGGTGTGCTTTGCTTAATTTGTGCAATCTCTGCATGAAGTTTTGGTAATAAGTTTAATGCACCCGAACCACCACGCACAAACCAAAGATATTTGACTTGGTTATTCTTTAAAGCATGAATTAAATTTTTGGCACGCTCATGGTCAGTGTTGACATAACCAAAGTCTGAAAGTTGTTGATTTAAATATTCGGTACTGACATTAAATCCTTTATTTTTAAATGCTTGAGTGATCTTTGGAATATAACTTTCATCATAAGCAGATGAGCTAGAAATAAGATAAATGGTATCTTTGGCATGGGATGAAGAAATTGAAAAATAGAGTGAAATTGCCAATGTCGATATAAATTTCAAACTTATTTTCATTGCAACATATACCTAAATTTTAAAAATATAATTGTAGGAAAGTTATTAGCAAAGACCTAGCTTTATTGCAGAATCTAAACAAATTCATTGCATTAAAAGTATTGTACTCATTTTATTCTATAAAACATTTTACTAAAAAATAAGCCTTTAATTTATAAAGACTTACTTTTAGTGAACAACTCATAAAAACTTAAGGAACTCGGTGCCATGTTTGTGAACGACCAAGTGCAGATACGCCAATAAAACCACGACCTTTCAAAATTTGACCATTTTCAGATAATGTTGCATTGAACTTATAGGTTTTACCTGTTTGTGGATCAGTAATATGACCCCCCGTATATTTATTATGTCCAACGCTTTTTAAATTAGAAATGATATTGGCACCAATTAAAGGTTTATTTTGATATTTACCAACACATTTTGTACATTTTTGTGCCTGACTTGATTCAAAAACTTTTTGAATATTTGCAGATAATGTCCCGTTCCTATTCTCAGTAAATTTTACAATCGACATCGGTTTTTGGGTTTTATCATCAATGGTTTTCCATAAGGTTCCATTCAAAGGATCATTGGCATAACTGTGCGCAGAAACCAGTAAGACGGTTAATAAACCAAGATATTTTATCATTTTTCAACCTCATTAATATAATTTCGATCATAGACAATCATATACTTTAAAATCGAGTTTAACATTTTCATTGCTTTATCTAAAATGTATTTCAAATTAATATACATAATGAAGACTTTGTGTTGCTTTTATTTCTCTAAATTGTTTAGTTTTTATATCTAATTTAATTTTAAAAAACATAAATAAATCAATAAAATATTAATATATTTAATTTTTAAGTTGTCATTTAAATCAGTGGTATAAAAAATAAAACCGAATCACTTATTATTAATATAAAAAACTGAATCAGCTTATGTTGATGATTTAATCTAAAATAACTAAATTTTCATCTTTAAATTCAGTTATTATCTAAGTGGAGTAAATGTAAATGGATTGATTTATTCAAATGCAATATAAGGGAATGTTATGGAGCTTAGACATTTAAAGTATTTTGTTGCAGTGGTTGAACAGCAAAGTTTTACCAAAGCAGCAGATAAGTTATTTATTGCACAGCCACCACTTAGTCGACAAATACAAAATTTAGAACATGAATTGGGGGTTCAACTCTTTGAACGAGGAAGCCGCCCTTTAGTAACGACTGAAGCAGGACATTTTTTTTATCAACACGCTTTACATTTACTCAGTCAGGCTGATGAATTAAAACTGATGACAAAAAGAATTGGTGTGATTGATCGAACCATTACTTTAAGTTTTGTCGGATCATTATTATTTGGTTATTTGTCTAAAATCATTTTCTTATTTAAACAACGAAATGAACATTTGAAAATTGAACTGGTTGAAATGTCTTCGGTCGAGCAAATTCAAGCTTTGAAAGAGGGACGGATTGATATCGGTTTTGGTCGTGTGGACATCCCTGATCCAGCCATTCAAAGAATACATTTAAGGGAAGAGCCTTTAGTCATCGCCATACATGCAGGACATCCTTTAGCACGCGTTAAAGAGGGGATATTGCTTAAAGATTTAGTGGAAGAAGATTTAATTTTTTATCCTAAAAATGATCAAATCAATTTTTCCACCCAAGTCCATGCGTTATTTTCACGACAAGGTTTAACGCCTCAACATGTCCGTTATGTTCGTGAAATGGCATTGGCTTGTGGTTTTGCGGCAGCGGGTGATGGTATTGTAATTGTACCTAAAAGTGCTGCAAATATTCACCTAACAAATTTGAAATTTATTCCAATTTTAGACCCTACTGCGATCAGTAATGTAGTGATGGCTATTCGTAAAGAGCAGTGTTCAGAAGATCTAAAGTCTTTTTTTGATTGTATATATCAAGTATATGATTTAGAAGGTGTTTTGTATAATAAATATATAGATTTTTGATCACTTATTTATTCTCAGGGAGGACTATTATGTACTCGGCGTATGGGGGTTAAATAACCACATTATACTTTTAAGGTATAAAAATATGTAATTTTATCTATTAACTTTTTTTATTTTTTCAGTTTTAATAAAGTAGACTATTTTTATCAGGAATTGTTCCGTAAAAATACAGTTGATTCGCCAAAATGATATTTAAGTTGTTTAAATTAAACTATGTTAATTGAAACAGCAAGGGATTAAAAACCTCAGTGAGGTGCAGGGAAAATGCAATCATTTAGCCAACATTCAGATTTAAAACATGATACCAAACAAGCGGACTTTGCTCAAAATTTGATGTCACAAATTTGTGGTGCACACTATTTAGAAACAACGTATCGGGATACTTTAGATTTTCAATACGAAGGCTTACGTTTACCTAAAAAACATATGACGATTGGTTGTATTCAGTATGGAGCAAATGTTGCGATTAATATTTCACAACTTAAATCATATAGTATCAGTCTGCCATTACATGGAACACAATCATTAAATATTCGTGGTGAACGGCATCAATCTAATGAAAAGCAAGGGCTCATTGTTTCTAATAATGATTCTCAGGATTTATTTATTGATAAAAACTGCAAAAAATTACAAGTCGTGATTCCTGAAAAAAGTATGCAATTGGTTTTATCTGATCTGTTGCATCGTCCTATTCACGAACAGATTATTTTTAATCCAATGATGAATTTGGGTATAGACCAAATGGTAGCTGCATGGTGGTTAAATATCCAAAATTTTATGTTAGTCAAAGCGCAATATAAAGGTTTTTATGGCTTAAATATGTTTTCTGAGGATTATGAAAATTTTTTGATAAAAACACTGTTGTTATCTCAAGAAAATAATTTTTCTAATGCTTTACGCAGTTTGGCAGATTCAGCCGAGCCAATTTATATTCAAAAAGTAAAAAAGTTTTTGATCGAGCATGCACAAGAAAATATTACAGCAGAGATGATTTTAAATGTTGCAGGAGTATCTAAAAGTAAGTTGTATGAACAATTTCAGCATTATTATGGTACCAGCCCGATCGCTTTTTTAAAGAAATATCGTTTGCAAAAAATTTATCAAACTCTAAGTATTCGCCAACAGCAAGACTTCTCGATTTCAAAATTGGCTTATGATTGGGGCTTTAGTCATTTAAGTCGTTTTTCGCAAGAATATCGTGAAGAGTTTGGTGAAAATCCAAGTGAAACAAAGGCAAAGTCTTTATTTAATTAAAGTTTCTTTCTTATAAATAAAAACCTGTTATCTGAAAATAACAGGTTTTTTGCTGCATTGACTATGCTAATTCACGTGAATTTAATGCTGCTTTATTTTTTGATTTTTCACCCATTACTTTTAAACTGAGTGCAATAAACGAGATGAGCGTTGGAATTGCCAAGACATAGAAAATTCCACTTAAGCTTAGTTCAAAAGTAAAGATCAGTGAGCCAAAAAAAGCCCCTAAAATTGCTCCGACACGTCCAATGCCGTGCATCCATGATACACCTACTGCACGACAGGTCGATGGATAGAACATCGCAGAGAGTGGCAGTAAAGATGATTGCGCACCTGCAAGCAAAGCCCCAATTAGGAAAATACTAATACCAAATAGGAGGATATTCGAGCTGACAAACCCTGTTAAAAGGAAAAGTAAAAATGCAAGTAAATACGAATACTTAATGACATTGGTTGGATTGGTTTTATCCATATAGTAGCCCATAATCGTTGCACCGATTACACCACCAAATGGGAAAATAGCCGCAATTAAACTGAATTGTTGTGTGCTAAATCCTGCTGTTTTTAAGATTGTTGGCATCCAACTGGTTAATAGATAAAACACCAATAAACTCATAAAACAGCATAACCATAACATGCTCGAACCCCATAAGTATTTTCCTAAAACTTGTTTAACGGGGCTTTCAGCGGTGTTGTTAGTTTCGGTTGCAGCAAGTCTAAATTGCACATCAGATGCAAATGCTTGACCTTGGATTTTCTCCAAAATGCTTTTTGCTTGGGCTGTTTGGTTTTTCTTGACGAGATATTGAGTAGATTCTGGTAATTTTAACATTAAAACGATTGCTAAAATCACAGGAATGACACCACCAATAATGATGACTTTTGCCCAGCCTAAACTTTCCAATAAAAATGCAGACAATACGCCACCACAAGAGATTCCGAGCATAAAGCCGCAGCCTGCAATTCCAGTCAGAAAAGCTTTACGTTTACTCGGCATATATTCAGAAACAATCGTACTGATATTTGGCATTGCTGCACCTAGACCGATACCTGTAATAAAACGATAAATCATTAGATCATTGGTGGAAGTGGCAAAACCACACAGAATGGTAAAGAGGGCAAAAAGTAATGTGGTGCTTACAATGACTTTTTTACGACCGAATTTATCAGCAAGAGGTCCTGAAATGATTGCACCGATAGACATACCGACTAAAGCAGCACTCAGTACAGGTGCAAGTTGTGGTTTAGTGATGCCCCAAGCTTCGAGTAAAGACGGTGCAACAAAGCCGATAATGCCTGTGTCTAAGCCATCGCAAAAGAACACCAAAAAGCCGAGGAAAAACACCAGCCATTGTAGTGGTGAGAGTTTGTCACGGTCAATGACCGCATTAACATCGATTGTTTGCATAATTATTCCCTTAATAATTGAAAATCGATTGTGTTGATTCACGATAATGTTTATCGCCTATCTATTGCTGTTTATTTAAAACCTTTTGATTCAATTAAAATTATTCATTTCTCTTTAGCAAATAGAGTGGTTGTTGAAAATATTTTTAGTGAACTTTTCCATTGATTTCACGAGAAAATATTTTTGGAATTTTCTTAATTCGTACAGGAAATACCTCTCCCTCGAAAAGGAGAGTTTTCAGCAGAATCTATAAATTTTTAAGCCTTAACAGTATTGCTGGATAAAAACTTTTCGCTGTAAATCTTAAAGTTACTTAAAGCAGCTGTATCTAGCCATGTTTTTACCGCTTCGATCATCGGGGGGGGACCACATAAATACATATCAAAAGCCTGTTCAGCCAGTTGATCTTTGTTTAAATGTTCATGGATAAATCCAGTTTTTCCAGACCATGTTTCTGTGGCTTGGGTGACGATCGGGTGGTAATTAAAATTAGCAATTTTATTGGCATAATCTTGTAAACGTTGCTGTTCACATAAATCAGTTTCTTTATTGACTCCATAAAACAGCTCAATTTTGGGTGGGTTGTGCTGTTCAGCAAGGTTGTCCAACATGCCTAAAAATGCCGAAAGTCCTGTTCCACCTGCGATAAATACCAACGGTTTTTCAACTTCACGTAAATAGAAGCTACCTAAAGGTGCTTCCATCACAATGGTTTGTCCCACTTGGCAACGATCACGTAAGTAGTTGCTCATCACACCATCAGGCAAGAGGCGAATTAAAAACTGGAGTTGATTACTTGTGTTTGGACGATTGGCGAATGAATATGAGCGCCATTCATCCGTATCCGGAATTTGCAAACGGGCGTATTGTCCAGGTAAATACTGTAATTGTTGTGTATGACTACTTGCATCTACATGTAAAATCGCAGTTGTTTCAGATACTAACTCAACTTGCGTGACTGTCGCAGCAATTTTTAAAGTATCGCCAGCATTACAAATATTTGAATCATGATCAAAGAAGAAAGCGGCATCTGACTGTACACGGGTTTGACATGCCAACATTTTTCGTTCAGCCAAATCACGTGCGCTGAGCGCTTCCTCATCGACATATTCTTGTTCATAAATGCCAGTTTCGCATTGTCCCTGACAGGTGCCACACACGCCTTCACGGCAGTCGAGCGGAAGGTTGATGCCTTGACGAATCGCAGCATCGAGTAATAATTCGTCATTATTTACAGAAATAAAAAAGGTTTTACCATCTGCAAAATTTAGTGCAACTGAATGTCCCATTTTAAAACTCCTTAAACGTGGTAGAAGTCTAAAACAGAATCAATTTTGTCATTCAGCAACACCGTATGTTGTTTGCGAATGCGGAAACTGTCTTCAGTTTTGCGTAATGTGTACGTTGCATGACCGTAAAAGCAACCTTCCAAACCTTGACGGTTATATAATGTTTGCCAAACGACTTTGGCTTCAATCAAACCATTTGCCAATTCTTTTACACGAACATTGCTAATAAAATGTGCAGTACGTGGCAAGGGGGTTGCTGATGCTGCTTTACCTGTTTCGATACGGAAGACACGGTCTTCTAAACCTGTACGATCTTCATAGTAAATATAAGACATACCTTGGTTTGGATCAGTCACATAAGTATGGTCATCGATCCATTGTGGAATGTGGTAAAGGCTGTCTTCATCATACAACTCTAAATACTCATTCCATTGATAGTTATCACAATATTCAGATTTTTGGTTTAAAAACTGAGTGACTGCAAAGGTTAACTCCATGTTCATACTTAGATCTCCTCAGTTTCTGCGTGTTGGAAAGTCATGTCATGCATTTTCAAAGCACTTTTATTTAAACCATCAAGGAGTAGTTTTCTCCAATGCCCATGCTGGTTGACATATAAGCCTTCATGGGTAATTTCACGTCCTGTGATCACAGGCTTAATCCCAAGAATCTCGGCATTTTTACTTGTGCCGTAGTTCCAATTGTGATGACCACGTGAAATATCACTCCAACGCTCTAAACGGGCTTGGAAACCTTTTTGTTGTTCTCTAAACTCGACTAAATCGTCTGGTGTACCTAAGCCTGAAACGTTAAAGAAATCTTCAAACTGACGAATACGATTACGGCGTGCTTCAGCAGACTCACCTTTCACCCCGATACATTGGCTAATGACTTCCGTTTTGTTCCAAGCCACAGGACGGACGATACGCAATTGCGAACTGATTTGGTCCATAAAGAATAGGCTAGGGTATAAGTTCAAATTACGTAAGCGATGCATTGCCCATTTGGCACGCTCTTCGCCATATTTTTCAACCAAATAGGGCATGACAGTTTCATAACCTGGACGTACAGTTGGGTTTGGCATGTCACTAAATAAAACGCTGTGACCGTTTTTAAAGCTAAAGAAACCATCATCGGTGTCACCATCACCTGCGCCTAATTTACTATAATCAAGCGTGTCCATATCTTGACCATTTTCAGCATTGACTTGTTGGCGATGCTGCACAGTGGATACATAGTTATAATGAACTGTACTGACATGGTAGCCATCTAAACCATTTTCATCTTGTAGTTTCCAGTTGCCTGCAAAAGTATAAGCAGATTTACCTTGTAAAACTTCAAGTTCGCCTGTCGGTGACTGTTCCACCATCAAATCCAAAAATACTTTAGCATCGCCTAAAAATTCTTCTAGAGTGTCTGTTGCTTGAGTATCAAGGCTGACAAATACAAAGCCACGATAGCTTTCAATACGACCTTGT
Encoded here:
- a CDS encoding LysR family transcriptional regulator produces the protein MELRHLKYFVAVVEQQSFTKAADKLFIAQPPLSRQIQNLEHELGVQLFERGSRPLVTTEAGHFFYQHALHLLSQADELKLMTKRIGVIDRTITLSFVGSLLFGYLSKIIFLFKQRNEHLKIELVEMSSVEQIQALKEGRIDIGFGRVDIPDPAIQRIHLREEPLVIAIHAGHPLARVKEGILLKDLVEEDLIFYPKNDQINFSTQVHALFSRQGLTPQHVRYVREMALACGFAAAGDGIVIVPKSAANIHLTNLKFIPILDPTAISNVVMAIRKEQCSEDLKSFFDCIYQVYDLEGVLYNKYIDF
- the antC gene encoding anthranilate 1,2-dioxygenase electron transfer component AntC, giving the protein MGHSVALNFADGKTFFISVNNDELLLDAAIRQGINLPLDCREGVCGTCQGQCETGIYEQEYVDEEALSARDLAERKMLACQTRVQSDAAFFFDHDSNICNAGDTLKIAATVTQVELVSETTAILHVDASSHTQQLQYLPGQYARLQIPDTDEWRSYSFANRPNTSNQLQFLIRLLPDGVMSNYLRDRCQVGQTIVMEAPLGSFYLREVEKPLVFIAGGTGLSAFLGMLDNLAEQHNPPKIELFYGVNKETDLCEQQRLQDYANKIANFNYHPIVTQATETWSGKTGFIHEHLNKDQLAEQAFDMYLCGPPPMIEAVKTWLDTAALSNFKIYSEKFLSSNTVKA
- a CDS encoding enoyl-CoA hydratase/isomerase family protein, giving the protein MSTENTLQNTPQNDLQIEQQGALGIISLDRVASLNALSLDMIHGIQLQLENWQNKDEIQAVLIKSNSPKAFCAGGDIRYLYDSYKNGNEDYKAYFQSEYDMLNAIRAYPKPIIVFLDGYVLGGGFGLAQACHIIVSSEKSRFAMPETAIGFFPDVAATHFLSRLDDIGVYMAITGDQISSSDALHLDLIDYHVPSEKLANLQMALSQAKTLNKEDIQQLIAQFITRPEQSQLSLISETIRKHFGFESLEEIENSLANEQDEQNQEWASKTLNTLQQRSLTAKQASLKLQHIGRGLSLPQCMQIERDLQDVWFEHGDIVEGVRALIVDKDKQPKWQQSSPILDKILAELG
- the antB gene encoding anthranilate 1,2-dioxygenase small subunit gives rise to the protein MNMELTFAVTQFLNQKSEYCDNYQWNEYLELYDEDSLYHIPQWIDDHTYVTDPNQGMSYIYYEDRTGLEDRVFRIETGKAASATPLPRTAHFISNVRVKELANGLIEAKVVWQTLYNRQGLEGCFYGHATYTLRKTEDSFRIRKQHTVLLNDKIDSVLDFYHV
- a CDS encoding DUF2147 domain-containing protein, which produces MIKYLGLLTVLLVSAHSYANDPLNGTLWKTIDDKTQKPMSIVKFTENRNGTLSANIQKVFESSQAQKCTKCVGKYQNKPLIGANIISNLKSVGHNKYTGGHITDPQTGKTYKFNATLSENGQILKGRGFIGVSALGRSQTWHRVP
- a CDS encoding LD-carboxypeptidase, producing the protein MKISLKFISTLAISLYFSISSSHAKDTIYLISSSSAYDESYIPKITQAFKNKGFNVSTEYLNQQLSDFGYVNTDHERAKNLIHALKNNQVKYLWFVRGGSGALNLLPKLHAEIAQIKQSTPKVLIGFSDVTAIHYFINNEIGWKSIHGTTAATGKIMNAPVTTPSAMDEAPTAKANILSADENQNDVVNEIFTTIQSGIHYQGLLPLNSAAKQHFYEGTLTGGNLTLVQTLFSTQYERSWDNKILLLEDISVTYKQLDRLLHQILFKKDFKPKAIVFGQFYPSKTNDGERLIYKEVIRTFAEQNHIPVYYYPYFGHGKVNKPFILGGKAHIACPQDSDYCSIFQEKF
- a CDS encoding MFS transporter, which gives rise to MQTIDVNAVIDRDKLSPLQWLVFFLGFLVFFCDGLDTGIIGFVAPSLLEAWGITKPQLAPVLSAALVGMSIGAIISGPLADKFGRKKVIVSTTLLFALFTILCGFATSTNDLMIYRFITGIGLGAAMPNISTIVSEYMPSKRKAFLTGIAGCGFMLGISCGGVLSAFLLESLGWAKVIIIGGVIPVILAIVLMLKLPESTQYLVKKNQTAQAKSILEKIQGQAFASDVQFRLAATETNNTAESPVKQVLGKYLWGSSMLWLCCFMSLLVFYLLTSWMPTILKTAGFSTQQFSLIAAIFPFGGVIGATIMGYYMDKTNPTNVIKYSYLLAFLLFLLTGFVSSNILLFGISIFLIGALLAGAQSSLLPLSAMFYPSTCRAVGVSWMHGIGRVGAILGAFFGSLIFTFELSLSGIFYVLAIPTLISFIALSLKVMGEKSKNKAALNSRELA
- the antA gene encoding anthranilate 1,2-dioxygenase large subunit → MEARNTAQWQEFVNNCLDFRPEDGVYRIAREMFTEAELFDLEMEHIFEKVWIYACHESEIPNNNDFVTVQIGRQPMIISRDGSGQLHALVNACEHRGATLTRVAKGNKSTFTCPFHAWCYKSDGRLIKVKGPSEYCDDFDKSSRGLKQGRIESYRGFVFVSLDTQATDTLEEFLGDAKVFLDLMVEQSPTGELEVLQGKSAYTFAGNWKLQDENGLDGYHVSTVHYNYVSTVQHRQQVNAENGQDMDTLDYSKLGAGDGDTDDGFFSFKNGHSVLFSDMPNPTVRPGYETVMPYLVEKYGEERAKWAMHRLRNLNLYPSLFFMDQISSQLRIVRPVAWNKTEVISQCIGVKGESAEARRNRIRQFEDFFNVSGLGTPDDLVEFREQQKGFQARLERWSDISRGHHNWNYGTSKNAEILGIKPVITGREITHEGLYVNQHGHWRKLLLDGLNKSALKMHDMTFQHAETEEI
- a CDS encoding AraC family transcriptional regulator, with protein sequence MQSFSQHSDLKHDTKQADFAQNLMSQICGAHYLETTYRDTLDFQYEGLRLPKKHMTIGCIQYGANVAINISQLKSYSISLPLHGTQSLNIRGERHQSNEKQGLIVSNNDSQDLFIDKNCKKLQVVIPEKSMQLVLSDLLHRPIHEQIIFNPMMNLGIDQMVAAWWLNIQNFMLVKAQYKGFYGLNMFSEDYENFLIKTLLLSQENNFSNALRSLADSAEPIYIQKVKKFLIEHAQENITAEMILNVAGVSKSKLYEQFQHYYGTSPIAFLKKYRLQKIYQTLSIRQQQDFSISKLAYDWGFSHLSRFSQEYREEFGENPSETKAKSLFN